A window of Bacteroidota bacterium genomic DNA:
ACAACTTCATAACCATTTGATATCAATCTTTTAGCCAAATGAAAACCGATAAAACCGGCAGTACCTGTAATTAAAATTTTCATTTAAAATATTTTTAATACAATAATGGACAAAAACAAAATACACGACCCCAAAAAGGCCGTGTATCAAATTCAGTAGTATAAAATTATATTATTTGGCATAACTTATTGAACGTGTTTCCCTTATCACCGTAATTTTAATCTGACCGGGATAAGTCATATCGTTCTGAATCTTTTTGGCAATTTCGTAGGAAAGTCCTTCGGCATCCTTATCATTTACCTTATCGCTGCCCACGATTACTCTAAGCTCCCTTCCGGCTTGTATAGCATAAGTCTTTGTCACGCCGGGATAAGATAAAGCAAGGGTTTCAAGGTCTTTAAGCCGTTTGATATAAGCTTCAACCACCTCGCGGCGGGCACCGGGACGGGCACCTGAAATGGCATCACAAACCTGAACGATTGGAGCAATCAGGGTAGTCATCTCAGTTTCATCGTGGTGGGCGCCAATAGCGTTACAAATCTCATTTTTTTCCTTGTATTTTTCGGCCAGTTTCATACCCAGAATTGCATGTGGCAACTCAGGCTCGTCATCAGGAACTTTTCCTATATCATGAAGCAAACCGGCTCTTTTGGCAATCTTGGGATTCAAACCCAGGTCGGCTGCCATAATCGCACAAAGATTGGCCACTTCGCGTGAATGTTGCAAAAGGTTTTGTCCATACGAAGAACGGTATTTCATCTTACCAATCAGGCGGATCAGTTCAGGATGCAATCCATGAATACCCAAATCTATGGTGGTCCTTTTGCCAATTTCCACGATTTCCTCTTCAACCATCTTTTGAGTTTTGGCCACAACTTCTTCGATACGGGCAGGATGAATACGGCCATCGGTCACCAATTGATGCAAAGCCAGACGGGCGACTTCACGGCGTACAGGGTCGAAGGCGGAAAGGATGATTGCTTCAGGGGTATCATCCACTACGATTTCGACACCGGTAGCAGCTTCAAGGGCCCTGATATTTCTTCCTTCACGGCCGATAATCCTTCCCTTGATTTCGTCATTTTCAATATTAAAAACAGTAACCGAATTTTCCACGGCAGTTTCCGTAGCCACC
This region includes:
- a CDS encoding NAD-dependent epimerase/dehydratase family protein, whose translation is MKILITGTAGFIGFHLAKRLISNGYEVV
- the rny gene encoding ribonuclease Y, which produces MIIGSIPFLVTGLVIGLIAFVVGGLLSYLIWQKLLLKKNEKIIQDAQAEAEVIKKDKILQAKEKFLQLKTDYEKMINERSSKISSAENTLKQKENALSQRIEDSQRKRKEIDAIRENLNTQLEILEKKKEEVEKEHKAQVEKLELISGLSAAEAKEQLIESLKGEAKTDAMSYINEVMDEAKMTSAKEAKRIVIQTIQRVATETAVENSVTVFNIENDEIKGRIIGREGRNIRALEAATGVEIVVDDTPEAIILSAFDPVRREVARLALHQLVTDGRIHPARIEEVVAKTQKMVEEEIVEIGKRTTIDLGIHGLHPELIRLIGKMKYRSSYGQNLLQHSREVANLCAIMAADLGLNPKIAKRAGLLHDIGKVPDDEPELPHAILGMKLAEKYKEKNEICNAIGAHHDETEMTTLIAPIVQVCDAISGARPGARREVVEAYIKRLKDLETLALSYPGVTKTYAIQAGRELRVIVGSDKVNDKDAEGLSYEIAKKIQNDMTYPGQIKITVIRETRSISYAK